CAGCGTTCGGCTGCGCGGGTGAAGCTGCCGGTATCGGCCACGGCCAAGGCATATTCGAGTTGCTTGAGGTTCATTGATCTATCTGCTTTCGAGATGGATAAGCTGATAACTATACATTGGCGTCATGCCAGACAACTTCAGATACTGATTGCCACATACCACTGCCCGCACCGAGATTGCCATGAACACCCCGACCTTGAGCCGTGCCTTGATTCTGCTGATGGCCACCGCCACCGGCCTGGCCGTGGCCAGCAACTATTACGCCCAACCCCTGCTGCACAGCATCGCCGAGCAGTTCGGCCTGAGCACCGCCAGCGCCGGCAGCATCGTCATCGCCGCCCAGCTCAGCTATGGGGCCGGGTTGCTGTTGCTGGCACCGCTGGGCGACCTGTTCGAACAGCGCCGGCTGATCGTGGTGATGACTGCGATTTCCACGCTGGGCCTAGTCATCAGTGCCTGCGCGCCGAGCCTGTCCTGGTTGCTACTCGGTACCGTGCTGACCGGCCTGTTTTCGGTGGTGGCGCAAATTCTCGTGCCATTGGGCGCCACCTTGAGTGCGCCAGAGCAACGCGGGCGTGCAGTGGGCACCCTGATGAGCGGCCTGCTGCTGGGCATATTGCTGGCCCGTACGGCTGCGGGTTTCATGGCAGAACTGGGCGGCTGGCGTAGCATCTACGTATTGGCCGCGGTGCTCATGGCAATCACCGCCATCGCCCTGTACCGCAGCCTCCCACAGCACCACAGCCATGCCGGGTTGAAATATCCGGCGCTGATCGGCTCGGTGTTCCGTCTGTTCGTCGAGGAGCCCGTGCTGCGCTTGCGTTCGTTGCTGGGCCTGCTGGCGTTCAGCCTGTTCGCCTTGTTCTGGACGCCATTGGCGTTTCTCCTGGCCAACGAGCCCTACCACTATTCCGACGCAGTCATCGGCCTGTTTGGCCTGGCCGGTGCTGCGGGTGCGTTGTCGGCCAACTGGGCCGG
The Pseudomonas sp. KU43P genome window above contains:
- a CDS encoding MFS transporter, with protein sequence MNTPTLSRALILLMATATGLAVASNYYAQPLLHSIAEQFGLSTASAGSIVIAAQLSYGAGLLLLAPLGDLFEQRRLIVVMTAISTLGLVISACAPSLSWLLLGTVLTGLFSVVAQILVPLGATLSAPEQRGRAVGTLMSGLLLGILLARTAAGFMAELGGWRSIYVLAAVLMAITAIALYRSLPQHHSHAGLKYPALIGSVFRLFVEEPVLRLRSLLGLLAFSLFALFWTPLAFLLANEPYHYSDAVIGLFGLAGAAGALSANWAGRLADRGKGSLGTTVGLVALLLAWVPLGFAPQSLAALLLGVLVLDLAVQLVHVSNQNAVIALRPDARTRLNAGYITCYFIGGALGSLLGTQLFQHQGWMGIVVAGLSIGALALVVWVCAERKRQRAMQAPAA